One stretch of Streptomyces peucetius DNA includes these proteins:
- a CDS encoding helix-turn-helix domain-containing protein yields the protein MTALDHALAQAVKPLVDAMGGVLMEPGEAAEDDVILSWEGEEVLAVRLPQLADSLDHILAALERQHGRPLAELDRRTKQSIVRTLESRGAFSVRHGVETVAGALGVSRFTVYNYLNREKSPSEG from the coding sequence ATGACGGCCCTGGACCACGCCCTTGCCCAGGCCGTGAAGCCGCTCGTCGACGCCATGGGCGGTGTACTGATGGAGCCCGGCGAGGCCGCCGAGGACGACGTCATACTCAGCTGGGAGGGCGAGGAGGTCCTCGCCGTTCGTCTTCCGCAGCTCGCGGACTCCCTCGACCACATCCTCGCGGCGCTGGAGCGGCAGCACGGCCGGCCGCTCGCCGAGCTGGACCGCAGGACCAAGCAGTCGATCGTCAGGACGCTGGAGTCGCGGGGCGCGTTCTCCGTGCGGCACGGCGTGGAGACGGTGGCCGGCGCCCTCGGCGTCAGCCGCTTCACCGTCTACAACTACCTGAACCGCGAGAAGAGCCCCTCGGAGGGCTGA
- a CDS encoding lytic transglycosylase domain-containing protein yields MTGRTRRGVKTTALVTAAMAALTASQGPGAAVTAGQQRSAPDTAGDGAYRTELPPLRTPEPVAGPVAADPAAPTAGSLPATVFAAYRAAETELARSVPGCGLRWQLLAAIGQVESGQARGGRVTADGATLSPILGPRLDGDGFALIRDSDGGRYDGDTEYDRAVGPMQFIPSTWAYWGADGNGDGRHDPQNVFDAALAAGRYLCAGGRNLSDPSDLERSVLSYNHSTAYLRTVLAWYTYYLSGHRVVPDAGGAVAESAGAPERRGTPEQRTPRTPTPSPTAAPTTPRPSAPAPGAPSPSPTKSAPAGDPEPAEPLLPLPTPRLELPGDTVLPGTGETTSNGTDSMSAAPSTIPDTGR; encoded by the coding sequence ATGACAGGACGCACACGCAGAGGCGTCAAGACGACGGCACTCGTCACCGCGGCCATGGCGGCACTCACCGCCTCGCAGGGACCGGGAGCCGCCGTCACGGCCGGGCAGCAGCGGTCGGCGCCGGACACGGCGGGTGACGGCGCCTACCGCACGGAACTCCCGCCGCTGCGGACACCCGAACCCGTCGCGGGTCCGGTCGCCGCGGACCCCGCCGCACCGACGGCCGGCTCTCTCCCGGCCACGGTGTTCGCCGCGTACCGGGCAGCGGAGACGGAACTCGCGCGCAGCGTCCCCGGCTGCGGTCTGCGCTGGCAGCTCCTCGCGGCGATCGGCCAGGTCGAGTCCGGGCAGGCGCGCGGCGGCCGGGTCACCGCCGACGGCGCCACGCTCTCGCCGATTCTCGGCCCGCGGCTGGACGGCGACGGCTTCGCGCTCATCAGGGACAGCGACGGCGGAAGGTACGACGGGGACACCGAGTACGACCGTGCCGTCGGGCCCATGCAGTTCATCCCCTCCACCTGGGCGTACTGGGGCGCCGACGGCAACGGCGACGGTCGCCACGACCCGCAGAACGTCTTCGACGCGGCACTCGCGGCCGGCCGCTATCTGTGCGCCGGCGGCCGGAACCTGTCCGACCCGAGTGATCTGGAGCGCTCGGTCCTCTCGTACAACCACTCCACCGCGTATCTGCGGACGGTGCTGGCCTGGTACACGTACTACCTCTCGGGGCACCGCGTCGTCCCCGACGCCGGCGGTGCCGTGGCGGAGTCCGCCGGCGCACCGGAACGCAGGGGCACGCCGGAGCAGCGAACGCCCCGCACGCCGACGCCGTCGCCCACCGCGGCGCCCACCACGCCCCGCCCTTCCGCCCCTGCCCCGGGCGCCCCTTCGCCCTCCCCCACCAAGAGCGCACCCGCCGGGGACCCGGAGCCCGCCGAACCCCTTCTGCCGCTCCCCACCCCCCGTCTGGAGCTGCCCGGCGACACCGTGCTGCCCGGCACCGGGGAGACGACCAGCAACGGAACGGACTCGATGAGCGCAGCCCCCTCCACAATTCCGGATACCGGGCGGTAA
- the uraD gene encoding 2-oxo-4-hydroxy-4-carboxy-5-ureidoimidazoline decarboxylase, whose amino-acid sequence MTSLPNPGLARFNASEDSAALAALHEVCASSAWGSKLLAQRPYASTEALFQASDAAMAELTEEDLAEAMAGHPPIGRPKPGDPTSSREQSGMAGASEALKAQMLELNLAYQDKFGHVFLICATGRTGEQMRDAVRERIDNSPDQEREIVRSELGKINRIRLTRLVEQEHSA is encoded by the coding sequence GTGACTTCACTTCCGAACCCGGGCCTCGCCCGGTTCAACGCCTCCGAGGACAGTGCGGCCCTGGCCGCATTGCACGAGGTGTGCGCCAGTTCGGCGTGGGGGAGCAAACTGCTCGCCCAGCGACCGTACGCCAGCACCGAGGCCCTTTTCCAGGCCAGTGACGCCGCCATGGCCGAGCTGACCGAGGAGGATCTGGCCGAGGCGATGGCCGGTCACCCGCCGATCGGCCGGCCGAAGCCCGGAGACCCGACCTCCTCCCGCGAACAGAGCGGGATGGCCGGCGCCTCCGAAGCGCTCAAGGCCCAAATGCTCGAGCTGAACCTCGCCTACCAGGACAAGTTCGGTCATGTCTTCCTGATCTGCGCCACCGGCCGCACCGGTGAGCAGATGAGGGACGCCGTCCGCGAGCGGATCGACAACTCGCCCGACCAGGAGCGGGAGATCGTCCGCTCCGAACTGGGCAAGATCAACCGTATCCGTCTGACCCGTCTCGTAGAGCAGGAGCACAGCGCATGA
- a CDS encoding RNA polymerase sigma factor encodes MATEMQPAQPDGTGRESQERWQRAWSHREDLLRVARRRSLSPEDAEDAVHEAMLRAAEHPHLDDERLGAWLTTVTMRLCVDRHRQVNRETQVRSSPRLHPPGPVPVDEAVCDQAEARWLARRSSELPARQAEALWLKSEDLDVGQVAIKMGLSYRTVESLLARARRTLRNSLAATLGLALWVCGRGRPGGGGNAPAVALASTAATLAVAGFVLPYVHDDGGAGPRPAPAVTEAGESHAPVRGRDAVPGGGASSSAGPAPGRSPGAPRSAGELGLPLPALSDVPLPALPLSTAPVTGLPVPDASGVPLPSLPPLPSASVGTPELPPLPSASVPAVPTVPTDPSLRLPAEPTAPPVPSLPGAPTQP; translated from the coding sequence ATGGCTACGGAGATGCAGCCTGCCCAGCCCGACGGGACGGGCCGGGAGTCCCAGGAGCGCTGGCAGCGCGCCTGGAGCCACCGCGAGGACCTGCTGAGAGTGGCCCGCCGCAGGTCGCTCAGCCCCGAGGACGCAGAGGACGCCGTGCACGAGGCGATGCTGCGGGCCGCGGAGCACCCTCACCTGGACGACGAGCGGCTGGGCGCGTGGCTGACGACGGTGACGATGCGGCTGTGCGTGGACCGCCACCGCCAGGTCAACCGGGAGACACAGGTGCGCAGCAGCCCGCGGCTGCACCCGCCGGGCCCCGTACCCGTCGACGAGGCGGTCTGCGACCAGGCGGAGGCGCGGTGGCTCGCCAGGCGCAGCTCCGAGCTGCCCGCCCGCCAGGCGGAGGCCCTGTGGCTGAAGTCGGAGGACCTGGACGTCGGCCAGGTCGCCATCAAGATGGGCCTGAGCTACCGCACCGTGGAGTCCCTGCTCGCGCGCGCCCGTCGCACCCTGCGCAACTCGCTGGCGGCGACGCTCGGACTGGCGCTGTGGGTGTGCGGCCGCGGCCGGCCCGGCGGCGGGGGCAACGCGCCGGCGGTGGCGCTCGCGTCGACGGCCGCGACGCTGGCGGTGGCGGGCTTCGTCCTGCCGTACGTCCATGACGACGGCGGCGCCGGTCCGCGTCCCGCGCCCGCCGTGACGGAAGCGGGCGAGTCCCACGCGCCGGTCCGGGGCCGCGACGCCGTGCCGGGCGGCGGTGCGTCCTCTTCCGCCGGCCCGGCACCGGGCCGGTCTCCGGGCGCGCCCCGGTCGGCCGGCGAACTCGGCCTGCCGCTGCCGGCGCTGTCCGACGTGCCGCTGCCGGCGCTGCCGCTGTCGACGGCGCCGGTCACCGGGCTGCCGGTACCGGACGCCTCCGGGGTCCCGTTGCCGTCGTTGCCGCCGTTGCCGTCGGCGTCCGTGGGGACGCCGGAACTGCCGCCGTTGCCGTCGGCGTCGGTGCCCGCCGTGCCCACCGTGCCCACCGACCCTTCGCTCCGGCTGCCGGCCGAGCCGACGGCCCCGCCGGTGCCCTCGCTGCCCGGGGCTCCCACGCAGCCGTAG
- the uraH gene encoding hydroxyisourate hydrolase produces MSTATTASVSTHILDTSVGRPAEGVAISLSSRSGTGAQWVALGASKTDADGRCKDLPALPEGTTHVRLDFETEAYFETKQADAQQDAPANRDSGASGVFFPEVAITFAVVPGEHYHVPLLLNPFGYSVYRGS; encoded by the coding sequence ATGAGCACGGCAACCACCGCCTCGGTGTCCACGCACATCCTGGACACCAGCGTGGGACGCCCCGCCGAGGGCGTCGCCATCTCTCTGTCGTCCCGCAGTGGCACGGGGGCGCAGTGGGTGGCGCTCGGCGCATCGAAGACCGACGCGGACGGGCGCTGCAAGGACCTGCCGGCGCTGCCGGAAGGAACGACACACGTACGTCTCGACTTCGAGACCGAGGCGTACTTCGAGACCAAGCAAGCCGATGCGCAGCAGGACGCCCCCGCGAATCGGGACAGCGGTGCATCCGGTGTGTTCTTCCCGGAAGTGGCGATCACCTTCGCCGTCGTGCCGGGCGAGCACTACCACGTACCGCTGCTGCTCAACCCGTTCGGCTACTCCGTTTACCGAGGGAGCTAG
- the pucL gene encoding factor-independent urate hydroxylase translates to MPTILGQNQYGKAENRVVKITRDGDTHHIKDLNVSVALSGDMDDVHYSGSNANVLPTDTTKNTVYAFAKEYGIESAEQFGIHLARHFVTSQEPIHRARIRIEEYAWERIATSDGNSKFIGADEVKHSFVRKGQETRTTQITFDGDKWEVVSGLKDLTVMNSTNSEFWGYVKDRYTTLKEAYDRILATQVAAQWRYNWTSDEARMPNWDKSYDQARKHMLEAFAETYSLSLQQTLYQMGSRIINSRSEIDEIRFSLPNKHHFLVDLEPFGLKNDNEVYFAADRPYGLIEATVLRDGVEPQIPVDMTNL, encoded by the coding sequence ATGCCCACGATTCTCGGCCAGAACCAGTACGGCAAAGCAGAGAACCGAGTCGTCAAGATCACGCGGGACGGCGACACCCATCACATCAAGGACCTGAACGTCTCGGTCGCCCTCTCCGGCGACATGGACGACGTGCACTACTCCGGCTCCAATGCCAACGTCCTGCCGACCGACACCACCAAGAACACGGTGTACGCGTTCGCCAAGGAGTACGGCATCGAGTCCGCCGAGCAGTTCGGCATCCACCTGGCCCGGCACTTCGTGACCAGCCAGGAGCCGATCCACCGGGCGCGCATCCGGATCGAGGAGTACGCCTGGGAGCGCATCGCGACCTCCGACGGCAACTCGAAGTTCATCGGCGCCGACGAGGTCAAGCACTCCTTCGTCCGCAAGGGCCAGGAGACCCGCACCACCCAGATCACCTTCGACGGTGACAAGTGGGAGGTCGTCTCCGGCCTCAAGGACCTGACCGTGATGAACTCGACCAACTCCGAGTTCTGGGGTTACGTCAAGGACCGGTACACGACCCTCAAAGAGGCGTACGACCGCATCCTGGCCACCCAGGTCGCCGCCCAGTGGCGCTACAACTGGACCTCCGACGAGGCACGGATGCCGAACTGGGACAAGTCCTACGACCAGGCCAGGAAGCACATGCTCGAGGCCTTCGCGGAGACGTACTCCCTGTCGCTGCAGCAGACCCTCTACCAGATGGGTTCGCGCATCATCAACAGCCGAAGCGAGATCGACGAGATCCGTTTCTCGCTGCCGAACAAGCACCACTTCCTGGTGGACCTCGAGCCCTTCGGCCTCAAGAACGACAACGAGGTCTACTTCGCGGCGGACCGCCCGTACGGCCTGATCGAGGCCACCGTCCTGCGGGACGGGGTCGAGCCGCAGATCCCGGTCGACATGACCAACCTCTGA